The Microplitis mediator isolate UGA2020A chromosome 8, iyMicMedi2.1, whole genome shotgun sequence genome has a window encoding:
- the LOC130672908 gene encoding uncharacterized protein LOC130672908, translating to MIRSRMRLMGRLLQSAKDKDEKITDLMSIYTPKHYDTVIAAIQSVAQYDFKTGTYKAPAVAQNLCTYIKQVGAILETELIKTEKNEELIKVQNFLKILAEDASTSVLKAAFESQCGLRREKKVIMPSTDDIKQMLNYLNNERSIYSTKLNEKFSYAYWLRLNELTMATLIVFNRRRPGDIQNIRVSEYKTQTTIDETVDKHLYGSLDEESKKLAKKYYRFGIRTKKNRDAGVLIPTDVRDNIELLLTYRKDAQVPESNIYLFGLPSLDDSRVKVIGGCQVMRKFSVASGVKNPELLRATKLRKHIATMCVKLDLSENVISELANFMGHADKIHKDIYQQPQVEREIFRVSKLLEAGMGQSDSEDEDDTENAEELDDNINTYHNFSPERIKVAADNSSFESDYHQKDEQKFFEETFDNCQHSSNKRSQLSNNIDKFLTNVRSNSIDNTGCKRKHEKRRWREEEKNIVMKEFSKYLKSTKGPSTDEIEALQNKNPCLSQRTVAQIKTWFNNQSKEVRSNDYSKDKISAPKVRSIQSVCIKNLPLHKTKN from the exons ATGATTCGCTCCAGAATGCGGTTAATGGGACGATTGTTACAGTCAGCTAAAGataaagacgaaaaaattactgatcTTATGTCTATTTACACTCCTAAACATTATGATACTGTCATAGCCGCCATTCAATCTGTTGCTCAATATGATTTCAAAACTGGTACATATAAAGCTCCCGCAGTAGCCCAAAATCTTTGCACGTATATAAAACAAGTTGGAGCAATTTTAGAAACAGAATTAATTAagactgaaaaaaatgaagaattgataaaagtacaaaatttcctgaaaattttagcTGAAGATGCAAGCACGTCTGTATTAAAAGCTGCATTTGAAAGTCAGTGTGGTTtaagaagagaaaaaaaagttattatgcCATCAACCGATGACATTAAACAAATGTTGAATTACTTGAATAATGAACGGTCAATTTACTCCACCAAactgaatgaaaaattttcttacgctTATTGGTTGAGGTTGAATGAATTAACTATGGCTACCTTGATTGTATTTAATCGACGTCGACCAGGTGACATCCAAAATATAAGAGTTTCAGAATACAAAACTCAAACAACTATTGATGAAACTGTTGATAAACATTTATACGGCTCTCTAGATGAAGAATCAAAGAAACTTGCTAAAAAATACTATAGATTCGGTAttaggacaaaaaaaaatcgtgatGCTGGGGTATTAATTCCTACAGATGTACGTGACAacattgaattattattaacatatcGAAAAGATGCTCAAGTTCCGGAatcaaacatttatttattcggcTTACCCTCTTTAGATGATTCAAGAGTTAAAGTAATCGGAGGATGTCAAGTAATGCGAAAATTTTCGGTTGCTAGTGGTGTGAAAAATCCTGAACTTTTAAGAGCCACAAAACTTCGTAAACACATTGCAACAATGTGTGTTAAGCTTGATTTATCTGAAAATGTGATTTCTGAGCTTGCCAACTTTATGGGTCATGctgataaaattcataaagatATTTATCAGCAGCCACAAGTTGAACGTGAGATATTTAGAGTTTCAAAATTGCTTGAAGCCGGAATGGGGCAGTCAGATTCTGAAGACGAAGATGATACTGAAAATGCGGAAGAACTTGACGACAACATAAATACTTATCATAATTTCAGCCCTGAACGAATCAAAGTTGCAGCTGATAATTCGTCTTTTGAAAGTGATTACCACCAAAAAGATGAGCAGAAGTTCTTTGAAGAGACTTTTGATAATTGTCAACATTCGTCCAATAAGCGTAGtcaattatcaaataatattgataaatttttgacaaatgtAAGATCTAATAGCATAGATAATACTGGCTGTAAAC gcaaACATGAAAAACGTCGCTGGagagaagaagaaaaaaacatAGTTATGAAGGAATTTTCGAAGTATCTTAAATCGACTAAAGGTCCTTCAACGGATGAAATTGAAGctcttcaaaataaaaatccttGTTTAAGCCAACGAACAGTTGCACAAATCAAAACTTGGTTTAACAACCAATCAAAAGAAGTGAGAAGCAATGATTACagtaaagataaaatttcGGCTCCAAAGGTTAGAAGTATTCAGTCagtttgtataaaaaatcttccacttcataaaactaaaaattaa